In Candidatus Omnitrophota bacterium, the following are encoded in one genomic region:
- a CDS encoding argininosuccinate synthase, which yields MKKVILAYSGGLDTSCCVKWLKDKGFEVLTYTADLGQDLNFVQLKKKAITCGAVKAYVQDLRDRFADNFVLPALKAGAIYESKYPLATALGRPLIAEGLVEIAHKEKAQYIAHGCTGKGNDQVRIEVSVACLDRKLKVIAPLREWDLKTREDELDYAGKHKIKVDLTKKSPYSTDLNLWGRSIECGVLEDPVCEPPKDVYRLTKDPAKCPNKPNYVMIKFNRGIPVMLNGKRLKPSVLIADLNKLAGDHGAGRIDMVENRLVGIKTREIYEAPAAVVLHLGHQELESLVLDRETAQFKPITAQKYARLIYNGLWHSPLKGALDKFIDETQKHVCGTVKLKLYKGSCVCQSRTSPYSLYKKEMATYEKGDKFDRSAAEGFIKIWGLPYCK from the coding sequence ATGAAAAAAGTAATATTGGCATATTCCGGCGGGTTGGATACGTCCTGTTGCGTTAAGTGGCTTAAAGATAAAGGATTTGAAGTCTTGACCTATACCGCGGATTTAGGCCAGGACTTGAATTTTGTTCAATTGAAAAAGAAAGCCATAACCTGCGGGGCGGTTAAGGCCTATGTCCAGGACCTAAGGGATAGGTTTGCCGATAATTTTGTTCTCCCTGCGCTTAAGGCCGGGGCGATTTATGAATCAAAATATCCTCTGGCTACGGCATTAGGTAGGCCTTTGATTGCCGAGGGCCTGGTAGAGATTGCTCACAAAGAAAAAGCCCAATATATTGCTCATGGCTGCACCGGCAAAGGTAATGACCAGGTAAGGATCGAAGTTTCAGTAGCTTGTTTGGATAGAAAATTAAAAGTAATAGCTCCCTTAAGGGAATGGGATCTTAAGACAAGGGAAGATGAATTGGACTATGCCGGAAAGCATAAAATTAAAGTGGATTTGACAAAAAAAAGCCCTTACAGCACTGATTTAAATCTCTGGGGCAGGAGCATTGAATGCGGAGTACTGGAGGATCCTGTTTGTGAGCCGCCGAAGGATGTTTACCGGTTGACCAAAGATCCGGCTAAGTGTCCGAATAAACCCAATTATGTAATGATCAAGTTTAACCGGGGTATACCGGTAATGTTAAACGGTAAAAGACTTAAACCTTCTGTATTGATAGCTGATCTGAATAAATTAGCCGGTGATCATGGGGCAGGCCGGATAGATATGGTGGAAAATAGATTAGTGGGAATAAAGACCAGAGAGATTTATGAAGCGCCGGCAGCAGTGGTATTACATCTTGGCCATCAGGAATTGGAAAGCTTAGTTTTAGACAGAGAAACCGCTCAGTTTAAACCTATCACAGCCCAAAAATATGCCCGGTTGATCTATAATGGCCTTTGGCATTCACCGCTTAAAGGCGCTTTAGATAAGTTTATTGATGAGACCCAGAAACATGTTTGTGGAACGGTTAAATTAAAGCTGTATAAAGGCAGCTGCGTTTGTCAATCCAGGACTTCACCTTATTCCCTATACAAAAAAGAGATGGCTACCTATGAAAAAGGCGATAAGTTTGACAGGTCAGCAGCCGAAGGGTTTATTAAGATTTGGGGACTGCCTTATTGTAAATAA